GTTTTTCAAGGGTCATGGAAGCCAGGGAAGCCCTGGAACTGCTTTCCCTGGTGAGGATGGGTTCCGGCATGGGCATCCTTCCCTCTGTGCGTGTCGGCACAATGAACGCCCTCCTCATGGATATCCAGAAGGCCCATATACAGGCCAGGTCCTCCGAAGAGCTCTCTCCGGAAGAACTGGGAGTAAAACGATCGGAAATACTAAGGAAGGCTCTCGCTCCCGTTGAAGACGAAAGTTGAACGCGGGGCGGTTCCTTTAAATGGAGGTTCAGGTAATGTGGCAGTATTTCACTGAAAGAAGCAAGAAAGTGATACAACTGGCCCACAGGGAAGCCCTCAGGATGGGCCATGACGTTATAGGGACCGAGCACATCCTCATGGGGCTCGTAGCCGAGGACGATGGTGTGGCCGCTCGCATCCTCCAGTCTTCCGGCGTAACCCTCGAGGAGTTGCGGAACGTCGTTGAGCAGTTCGTCGGGCGGGGTGACCAGAAGAGCAAACCCGTGGATCTGCCTTTGAGTCCCAGGGCGAAAAAGGTCCTTGACCTTGCCATGCGCGAAGCCAAGGGGATGTCCGTGAATTACGTCGGAACCGAGCATATCCTTTTGGGGCTCATCTCCGAGGGCGAGGGCGTTGCCGCCCAGATCATCGCCTCAACGGGTATGGATGTCGAAAAGATCAGGGCCGAG
The nucleotide sequence above comes from Thermovirga sp.. Encoded proteins:
- a CDS encoding ATP--guanido phosphotransferase translates to FSRVMEAREALELLSLVRMGSGMGILPSVRVGTMNALLMDIQKAHIQARSSEELSPEELGVKRSEILRKALAPVEDES